The sequence GCCACCCCGGCGTCGTCGCGAAATTCCCGCAGCGCCTGCAGCGCTGCCAGTCCCCCGATCACTGCCACTGCCGCCACCGCCACCGCGAACCGTCGCAGCCGAGTGGCGGCCAGAGAGGGAGGCGGCTCAGGCCGGCGCGAACTGCTGCTCATACAGCCTCCGGTACACGCCGCCCCGGCCCAGCAGCTCCGCGTGGGTCCCCTGCTCCACGATCCGGCCGTTCTCCATCACCACGATCTCGTCCGCGCCGACGATCGTCGAGAGACGATGCGCGACAATCAACACCGTGCGCCCCACCATCAGCTCATCCAGCGCGGCTTGCACGAGCCGCTCGTTTTCCGTATCGAGCGAACTGGTCGCCTCGTCGAGGATCAGGATCGGGGGGTTCCGTAGAATCGCGCGCGCGATCGCGATGCGCTGCCGTTGACCGCCCGACAGCCGCACCCCCCGTTCCCCAATCACGGTCTGGTAGCCCTGCGGCAACTGCAAAATGAACTCGTGCGCCTGCGCACGGCGCGCAGCGTGCTCGATCAGCTCGAACGGCGTGTCCGGCCGTGCGTACGCGATATTCGCTTCGACCGTGTCGTTGAACAATACGGTTTCCTGCGTCACGAGACCGATTTGCGCCCGCAGCGAACGCAGCGTGAACGAGCGCACGTCGCGCCCGTTCAGCAAGACTCGGCCGCCCGTCACGTCGAAAAAACGCGGCAGCAAACTCACCAGGGTCGTTTTGCCGGCACCCGACGCGCCGATGATCGCCACCCGCCGGCCGGCCGGCACCCGCAGCGTGATGTCGCGCAACACCGGCTCATCGTCATACGCAAAGCTCACCGACTCAAAAACGATTTCCCGCACTGGTTCGTCGAACGGCACCGCGCCGGGCAGGTTCGAGACCCGAACCGGTTCGTCGAGCAGCTCAAAGATCCGGTCCGCGGCGGCGGCGCTGTGCTGGATGTTCATGTGCAGGTTGCCGAGGCGTTTCGCCGGGTCGTACATCACGAAGAGCGCCGCCGCAAACGTGAGAAAGTCCTGAACCGGCAACCGTGCCCACCAAGCATACAGCAGCAGCAGCGACAGCCAGATTGCCGCGAACGCGACGATGATCGGCTCCACCGCGACGCGCGCGCGCGTCAGCCGCATGATCCGCCGGAACACCGAGGCGCTCCGCTCTCGGAACCGGGCGCGCTCGAAGTCCTCCGCGCCGAACGCCTTCACGATCCGCACACCGCTGATCGTCTCCTGCAGCAGCGAGACGAGGTCGGCGAGCCGCTGCTGTCCCTCCCGCGCGTGCCGCCGCACGCGCCGCCCAAAGCCGATGATCGGCACCAGGCACACCGGAAACACCACGAGGCTCGCCGTCGCCAGCCGCCAGTCCAGCCACACCAGGTACGCCGCCGCACCCACCAGCACGAACGGCTGCTGCAGCAGATCGG is a genomic window of Kiritimatiellia bacterium containing:
- a CDS encoding ABC transporter ATP-binding protein/permease; translated protein: MTEAPMPPAARPRALATYRRLLRYVRPHAGRLAAGVVAGLLFAGSTTSMLLVFRHLLTTVFVERVDNLRAALAIAALMPALAAVRGVGFFVSRYLVEWVGHRVVMDLRVAIFDHLQDLSLDFFTQSRTGELISRTSNDTSLVERAVSTVLADLLQQPFVLVGAAAYLVWLDWRLATASLVVFPVCLVPIIGFGRRVRRHAREGQQRLADLVSLLQETISGVRIVKAFGAEDFERARFRERSASVFRRIMRLTRARVAVEPIIVAFAAIWLSLLLLYAWWARLPVQDFLTFAAALFVMYDPAKRLGNLHMNIQHSAAAADRIFELLDEPVRVSNLPGAVPFDEPVREIVFESVSFAYDDEPVLRDITLRVPAGRRVAIIGASGAGKTTLVSLLPRFFDVTGGRVLLNGRDVRSFTLRSLRAQIGLVTQETVLFNDTVEANIAYARPDTPFELIEHAARRAQAHEFILQLPQGYQTVIGERGVRLSGGQRQRIAIARAILRNPPILILDEATSSLDTENERLVQAALDELMVGRTVLIVAHRLSTIVGADEIVVMENGRIVEQGTHAELLGRGGVYRRLYEQQFAPA